The Anastrepha ludens isolate Willacy chromosome X, idAnaLude1.1, whole genome shotgun sequence genome includes a window with the following:
- the LOC128870162 gene encoding uncharacterized protein LOC128870162: protein MFTSIIDKDSDLTNIDKLQHLCSCLSGAALDTVRSLEISNDNYKTALELLQKRFDNKRLIFQAHVREIFGPSKVDSNVCMLRKLTDKTSHIRALQSLASNEKIADCIIVQMILQKLDKTTQAKWEETSSISELPSWDQLTAFLERRCRMLENVEHAVQAQTGQALRHSISDSISQRKTFVASKGSTRVCVFCGSPEHAIYSCQLFANLDPNSRLGEVKKLALCLNCLKAGHQMRDCKSGSCRTCQSRHHTLLHFNRSTASLTDSQADASSVATIRSSAMTASISASLNAPVSPSDAVLQATAVPVKNRAGIFVSCRALLDSGSQLHFVTTRFANQLQLFKTKASATVSGIGDANFPTEGYSLDLVLKSRISDFSTSITALVVKTITDNQPGCSVSTNEWNVPSNIPLADPGFNLPQRIDLLIGAGLFFDLLCVGQIRLGSGLPLLQKTRLGWVLSGGGQQTPNLSSFVVRQKSSSGLIPSTRLDYLVRRFWEIEHIFEPISKASQEDLDCEAHFQGNYFRLPSGEYSVRLPIKRSMDALGDSYLQARQRFEGLERKFARNPDLKAEYSKFIKEYLDLNHMSLVSNEVVQQFKYFLPHHCVIKDDSSTTKLRVVFDGSATTTSGFSLNDLLMAGPTIQPKLFHILIRFRTFPIALTADICKMYRCVRVTPPDNMLQCILWRESPQEDFRIYKLDTVTYGTKPAAFLAIRAMHQLAADESATYPIGAEAVLRDFYVDDLITGGDSMAEVLNIKLQTTSLLTRGSFKLRKWCSNSPEILRDIPDVDKEKFLKFDDGSDITKALGLVWDPHKDKLLFSFIPQREFGKNSKRSALSTLARCYDPLGLMGPTLTKAKILLQRMWRDKLEWDESLPQSLDTAWSAFCTGFADMQYLSFPRYVFQSEAIREIHAFCNASLDAYGTCVYTRSTKDNNIQVHLLCSKARVSPLKTVTIPKLELCAATLLAQLMGEFTKMKLFNCSFHCWSDSSTILSWLREEPSRFNVFVANRVSTIHQLTEGMQWHYVPTAMNPADILSKGATPRELLGSKLWMHGPPFLLEAEDNWPRMCSPQPNFPKFDKGFCFLQIII from the coding sequence ATGTTCACGTCAATTATCGACAAGGACAGCGACCTCACAAACATCGACAAACTACAACATTTGTGTTCCTGTTTGAGTGGCGCTGCCCTCGACACCGTGCGCTCACTGGAAATAAGCAATGATAATTATAAAACTGCTTTAGAACTTTTGCAGAAGCGTTTCGATAACAAACGTCTTATATTTCAGGCACACGTCAGGGAGATATTTGGGCCGAGCAAGGTGGATTCAAACGTATGCATGCTCCGAAAGCTGACAGACAAGACTTCACACATTCGTGCATTACAGTCGCTCGCATCTAATGAGAAAATTGCAGACTGCATCATCGTACAAATGATTCTCCAGAAACTTGACAAAACGACGCAGGCCAAATGGGAAGAAACCTCTTCGATCAGCGAGCTGCCATCCTGGGATCAATTGACTGCATTCTTGGAAAGACGCTGCCGAATGCTTGAGAATGTTGAGCATGCTGTTCAAGCACAGACTGGTCAGGCGTTAAGGCATAGCATAAGCGACAGTATTAGTCAAAGGAAAACGTTTGTCGCCTCCAAAGGCTCAACACGTGTTTGTGTATTTTGTGGATCACCCGAGCATGCAATTTATAGTTGTCAACTTTTCGCAAATTTAGATCCGAACTCGCGCCTGGGGGAAGTTAAGAAGCTTGCACTTTGTCTTAACTGCCTCAAGGCTGGCCATCAAATGCGGGACTGCAAATCCGGATCGTGCCGCACCTGCCAGTCGAGACACCACACGCTCCTGCATTTTAACCGCTCAACTGCTTCGTTAACCGATAGTCAAGCCGATGCTTCATCGGTGGCCACAATTCGATCCAGTGCTATGACTGCATCGATATCTGCTTCGCTTAATGCCCCCGTGTCTCCTTCTGATGCTGTGCTCCAAGCTACTGCCGTTCCTGTAAAAAATCGTGCTGGAATCTTCGTGTCTTGTCGCGCTCTTTTAGATTCTGGTTCCCAGTTGCACTTCGTCACAACTCGCTTCGCAAATCAACTTCAGCtattcaaaacaaaagcttCTGCTACAGTCTCTGGAATTGGAGATGCCAACTTCCCAACGGAAGGTTACTCACTCGATCTCGTACTTAAGTCGCGGATTTCAGATTTTTCAACAAGCATCACTGCCCTTGTTGTGAAAACCATCACCGACAATCAGCCTGGCTGCTCCGTGAGCACCAACGAGTGGAATGTTCCATCGAATATACCACTAGCCGATCCTGGGTTCAACTTACCACAGCGTATTGATCTGCTCATCGGAGCAGGACTGTTCTTCGATCTACTTTGTGTGGGTCAGATACGCTTAGGATCTGGTTTACCACTACTTCAGAAAACTCGTCTCGGATGGGTGCTATCTGGAGGTGGGCAACAAACTCCAAACCTGTCATCATTCGTCGTGAGGCAGAAATCCTCCAGTGGTCTCATTCCCAGCACTCGGCTGGACTATTTAGTACGTCGGTTTTGGGAGATCGAGCACATTTTCGAACCGATCTCTAAGGCCTCCCAAGAAGATCTTGACTGCGAAGCCCACTTCCAGGGAAATTATTTTCGATTGCCATCAGGTGAATACTCTGTTCGTCTGCCCATAAAACGCAGCATGGATGCCCTAGGAGACTCCTATTTACAAGCTCGTCAACGCTTTGAAGGTCTGGAACGAAAATTCGCCCGTAACCCTGATCTAAAGGCAGAATACAGTAAGTTTATTAAGGAATATCTGGACCTCAACCACATGTCGCTGGTTTCCAACGAGGTTGTACAACAATTCAAGTACTTCCTGCCACATCATTGCGTTATCAAGGATGACAGTAGTACAACAAAATTGAGGGTGGTTTTTGATGGATCTGCAACCACTACCTCAGGTTTTTCGTTAAATGACCTACTCATGGCAGGcccaactattcaaccgaagcTTTTTCATATTCTCATTAGATTTCGTACTTTTCCTATAGCACTTACTGCAGACATCTGTAAGATGTATAGGTGTGTTCGCGTCACTCCACCGGACAACATGCTCCAATGTATTTTATGGCGAGAATCTCCACAAGAAGACTTTCGTATCTATAAGCTCGACACGGTGACGTATGGAACTAAGCCTGCAGCGTTTCTAGCCATCCGAGCCATGCACCAACTCGCAGCAGACGAATCCGCGACTTATCCCATTGGAGCAGAAGCGGTACTTCGGGACTTCTATGTAGATGACCTGATAACTGGGGGCGATTCAATGGCAGAAGTACTCAACATTAAACTGCAAACAACTAGCCTTCTAACCCGAGGAAGCTTCAAGTTACGCAAATGGTGCTCTAATAGTCCTGAGATCCTTCGTGATATTCCTGACGTAGACAAGGAAAAGTTTCTTAAGTTTGACGATGGCAGTGACATCACCAAAGCACTGGGGCTTGTCTGGGACCCGCACAAGGACAAATTGCTATTTTCATTTATACCACAAAGAGAATTCGGAAAAAACTCCAAACGCTCTGCTTTGTCTACACTAGCTCGATGTTACGATCCCCTTGGACTAATGGGACCCACGCTGACCAAGGCGAAGATTCTTCTGCAACGAATGTGGAGAGATAAGCTCGAGTGGGATGAGAGTCTGCCACAATCGTTAGACACTGCTTGGTCTGCTTTTTGCACTGGATTCGCAGACATGCAGTATCTATCATTTCCTCGTTACGTTTTTCAATCTGAAGCTATTAGAGAAATCCATGCATTTTGCAATGCAAGCCTTGATGCTTATGGGACTTGTGTTTACACGCGATCAACCAAGGACAACAACATACAAGTTCACCTATTATGTTCAAAGGCCCGTGTCTCTCCACTAAAGACCGTCACCATACCCAAGCTGGAACTCTGTGCAGCAACATTGCTCGCACAGCTAATGGGTGAGTTTACAAAAATGAAACTTTTTAATTGTTCATTTCATTGTTGGTCAGATTCCTCCACTATCCTTTCGTGGCTGCGAGAAGAACCGTCACGGTTTAACGTTTTTGTCGCCAATCGGGTTTCCACCATACATCAACTGACAGAGGGCATGCAATGGCACTATGTTCCTACAGCAATGAACCCGGCTGACATTTTATCAAAGGGAGCTACACCCCGGGAACTTCTAGGATCGAAACTTTGGATGCACGGCCCACCCTTTTTGCTAGAAGCGGAGGACAACTGGCCACGCATGTGCTCACCACAACCAAACTTCCCGAAATTCGACAAAGGGTTTTGCTTTCTGCAAATAATCATATAG